One genomic segment of Bradyrhizobium diazoefficiens includes these proteins:
- a CDS encoding nuclear transport factor 2 family protein — translation MTEHSLWRFSRALHRAINDRDFSDVETLIDEDVEWALYGPIDMFPFLGARQGKNAVLEVIRQLADNFRVRRFDRESIMLGVDSAASMLRYTLTALDSHKPISLRVAQFAQFRAGKLISMRVLIDTFDLVEQALGRAIHLPKMTSAG, via the coding sequence ATGACAGAGCACAGCCTCTGGCGTTTCTCGCGTGCGTTGCATCGCGCGATCAACGACCGGGATTTCAGCGATGTCGAGACCCTGATCGACGAGGACGTCGAGTGGGCGCTCTATGGCCCGATCGACATGTTTCCGTTCCTCGGCGCGCGGCAGGGCAAGAACGCCGTGCTCGAGGTCATCCGCCAGCTCGCCGACAATTTTAGGGTCCGCCGCTTCGACCGCGAGAGCATCATGCTGGGCGTCGATTCCGCCGCCTCGATGCTGCGCTATACGCTGACGGCGCTCGATTCCCACAAGCCGATTTCCTTGCGGGTCGCGCAGTTCGCCCAGTTCAGAGCCGGCAAGCTGATCAGCATGCGCGTGCTGATCGACACGTTTGATCTCGTTGAACAGGCACTCGGCCGCGCCATTCATCTGCCAAAGATGACCAGCGCCGGCTGA
- a CDS encoding nuclear transport factor 2 family protein gives MTVEPLNRQRVLHLLDAFARGDIETALSCCTEDVDFLTHAPIDVLPHMGPRHGKQELRELWQTIWSRYSEIRYKAPHILADGDEVATYMHTYFRKRSNERIVQFDMAVFYSFRGGQVSQIREIIDSYDLVQQVLEREIGPLIMGKRLD, from the coding sequence ATGACGGTTGAACCGCTGAACAGGCAACGCGTGCTGCATCTGCTCGACGCTTTCGCGCGCGGCGATATCGAAACCGCGCTGTCGTGCTGCACCGAAGACGTCGACTTCCTCACCCATGCACCGATCGACGTGCTGCCGCACATGGGGCCGCGCCACGGCAAGCAGGAGCTGCGGGAGCTGTGGCAGACGATCTGGTCGCGCTATTCGGAGATCCGCTACAAGGCGCCGCACATCCTCGCCGACGGCGACGAGGTCGCGACCTACATGCACACCTATTTCAGGAAGCGCAGCAACGAGCGCATCGTGCAGTTCGACATGGCGGTGTTCTACAGCTTCCGCGGCGGCCAGGTCTCGCAGATCCGCGAGATCATCGATTCCTACGACTTGGTGCAGCAGGTGCTGGAGCGCGAGATCGGACCGCTGATCATGGGGAAGAGGTTGGATTGA